Proteins encoded within one genomic window of Spirulina major PCC 6313:
- the bchB gene encoding ferredoxin:protochlorophyllide reductase (ATP-dependent) subunit B, producing the protein MKLAYWMYAGPAHIGTLRVASSFKNVHAIMHAPLGDDYFNVMRSMLERERNFTPVTTSVVDRNVLARGSQEKVVDNITRKDGEEHPDLIVLTPTCTSSILQEDLQNFVDRAQLDSQCDVMLADVNHYRVNELQAGDRTLQQIIEYYIKKARKQGDLDTTKTEQPSVNILGVSTLGFHNRHDCTELKRLMADLGITVNTVIPEGATVEQLKTLPKAWFNLVPYREMGPMAAQYLEAEFGTPSVDITPMGVVDTARCIRAIQGILNAQGADVDYEDFIENQTLHVSQAAWFSRSIDCQNLTGKKAVVFGDNTHAAAMTKILVREMGIHVVLAGTYCKYDADWFRQEVSEYCDEVLISEDHGEIGDAIARIEPSAIFGTQMERHVGKRLNIPCGVIAAPIHIQDFPIGYRPFLGYEGTNQIADLVYNSFTLGMEDHLLEIFGGHDTKEVITKGISADSDLNWTKEAKTELNKVPGFVRGKVKRNTEKFARDRNISQISLEVMYAAKESVGA; encoded by the coding sequence ATGAAATTGGCGTATTGGATGTATGCAGGGCCTGCCCATATTGGTACGTTACGGGTGGCGAGTTCCTTTAAAAATGTCCATGCCATTATGCATGCGCCCCTCGGTGATGACTATTTTAATGTGATGCGATCGATGCTCGAACGGGAGCGGAATTTTACCCCCGTCACCACCAGCGTGGTGGATCGCAACGTATTAGCGCGGGGTTCCCAAGAAAAAGTGGTGGATAATATCACCCGTAAAGATGGCGAAGAGCATCCCGATTTAATCGTGCTCACGCCCACTTGTACCTCCAGCATTCTCCAAGAAGATTTACAGAATTTTGTCGATCGCGCTCAACTGGATTCTCAATGTGATGTGATGTTGGCCGATGTCAATCACTATCGCGTTAATGAGTTGCAGGCAGGCGATCGCACCCTCCAGCAAATCATCGAATACTACATCAAAAAAGCCCGCAAACAAGGCGACCTCGACACCACCAAAACCGAGCAGCCTTCTGTCAACATCCTCGGTGTGTCCACCCTCGGCTTCCACAATCGCCACGACTGCACCGAACTGAAGCGGTTAATGGCAGATCTCGGCATTACGGTGAATACCGTCATCCCGGAAGGGGCCACCGTTGAGCAACTCAAAACCTTACCCAAAGCCTGGTTCAACCTCGTACCCTACCGCGAAATGGGGCCGATGGCAGCCCAATATTTAGAAGCAGAATTTGGCACACCGTCCGTCGATATCACCCCTATGGGCGTGGTGGATACCGCCCGCTGCATCCGCGCTATCCAAGGCATTCTCAACGCCCAAGGGGCGGATGTGGATTATGAAGACTTCATCGAAAATCAAACCCTCCATGTCTCCCAAGCGGCTTGGTTTTCGCGCTCCATTGACTGCCAAAACCTGACGGGAAAAAAAGCGGTTGTGTTTGGCGACAATACCCACGCCGCTGCAATGACGAAAATTCTCGTCCGGGAAATGGGGATTCATGTGGTGTTGGCGGGAACCTATTGCAAATATGATGCTGACTGGTTCCGCCAGGAGGTGAGCGAGTATTGTGATGAAGTGTTGATCAGTGAAGATCATGGCGAAATTGGGGATGCGATCGCACGCATTGAACCCTCGGCCATTTTCGGCACGCAGATGGAACGCCATGTGGGGAAACGCCTGAATATTCCCTGTGGTGTGATTGCCGCCCCGATCCATATTCAAGATTTCCCCATCGGCTATCGTCCCTTTTTGGGCTACGAAGGCACAAACCAAATTGCGGATTTGGTCTATAATTCCTTCACATTAGGCATGGAAGATCATCTCCTGGAAATCTTCGGCGGTCATGACACAAAAGAAGTGATCACGAAAGGCATTTCAGCCGATTCCGATCTGAATTGGACAAAAGAAGCCAAAACCGAACTCAACAAAGTGCCTGGGTTTGTGCGCGGCAAAGTGAAGCGGAATACCGAAAAATTTGCCCGCGATCGCAACATCAGCCAGATCAGTCTCGAAGTGATGTATGCCGCGAAGGAATCCGTCGGCGCTTAG
- a CDS encoding dynamin-like GTPase family protein, with the protein MTIQDSPTCSHLNDQVSTVLTLLHQQPELRSQQDTTAVETALHKAIAPQFEIVFAGAFSAGKSMLINALLERELLYSAEGHATGTECYIEYAEPDAERVVLTFLSEAEIRDQVKMLCDRLGISANININNADAREIVITNCQRIIADEKGESKSDRAKQAKGLLLLLEGYAQNCDRIQALQNATYSMEQFNFTNLAEAAGYARRGSNSAVLKRLQYYCHHPLLEDGNVLVDLPGIDAPVKKDAELTYRKIEHPDTSAVVTVLKPASAGDMSSEETELLEKMRQNPSIRDRIFYAFNRIDETWYNPQLRQRLDSLIQTQFRDSQRIYKTSGMLGFYGSQVKQTSGRDRFGLDSIFAESVKGIGGEEETPQFINGFNQYCASSGKLARSEFRVSVNSFETPNENYVRILSDWGQPLLDKLIEDSGIEDFRNAITRYLTEEKRPQLFEALADELQPICILLQNHYSLQRDNLESQPREIDAMKAQELDVLNQELQRIGSEFEDYLTTEINSIIAQEDPEFERDFTRLKTRMVARLDELLHVFSVRDAYKTATGTHPRNATAPFLAVLVEALYYLANELEDVLIEHAQTVVENFCERLFESVKKTDCYRNLYRLLGQDSGLEGRFKALTKTLLELVENEARRECDRYVRESPRFYDEGTFSIYQFRQTLQQTSQTYGAESIVDAEPAIRQLLKLDFEPKVAATIRSNFRQAINQTIKTQVLPLTAQFKLDILQQYDQARAYLEQTLEQEAELKIAKNKEQLSITLAKINTYNEAIKGINACLQSFNLFSKQLPLISLTFDAIEPPAKPDETAPIDAEFESIPDSV; encoded by the coding sequence ATGACCATTCAGGACAGTCCCACCTGTAGCCATCTCAACGACCAAGTTAGCACCGTGCTGACTCTGTTGCATCAACAGCCCGAATTGCGATCGCAACAGGACACCACCGCCGTTGAAACCGCTCTGCACAAAGCGATCGCGCCGCAATTTGAAATCGTCTTTGCGGGCGCATTTAGTGCCGGGAAATCGATGTTGATCAATGCCCTCTTGGAGCGGGAATTGCTCTACAGCGCCGAAGGCCACGCTACGGGCACAGAATGCTACATCGAATATGCCGAACCCGATGCCGAGCGTGTTGTGCTCACGTTTTTAAGCGAAGCCGAAATTCGCGACCAGGTGAAAATGTTGTGCGATCGCCTGGGGATTTCTGCCAACATTAACATCAACAATGCCGATGCCCGCGAGATTGTGATCACTAATTGTCAGCGGATCATCGCCGACGAAAAAGGCGAAAGCAAATCCGATCGCGCCAAACAAGCCAAAGGGCTACTCCTCCTCCTCGAAGGTTACGCCCAAAACTGCGATCGCATCCAAGCGCTCCAAAACGCCACCTATTCCATGGAGCAATTCAACTTCACCAACCTCGCCGAAGCCGCTGGCTATGCCCGACGCGGCAGCAATAGCGCCGTTCTCAAACGGTTGCAATATTACTGTCACCATCCTCTCCTTGAAGATGGCAATGTTTTAGTGGATTTGCCCGGCATTGATGCCCCGGTGAAAAAAGATGCCGAACTCACCTATCGCAAAATCGAACACCCCGATACCTCCGCCGTAGTCACGGTGTTAAAACCCGCCTCCGCCGGGGACATGAGTAGCGAAGAAACGGAATTGCTCGAAAAAATGCGCCAAAACCCCAGCATCCGCGATCGCATTTTCTACGCCTTCAATCGCATCGATGAAACCTGGTACAATCCCCAACTGCGCCAACGCCTTGATAGCCTGATTCAAACTCAATTTCGCGACAGCCAACGCATCTATAAAACCAGTGGTATGTTGGGCTTTTATGGCAGCCAAGTGAAGCAAACCAGTGGGCGCGATCGCTTCGGTCTCGATTCTATCTTTGCCGAAAGTGTCAAAGGTATCGGCGGCGAAGAAGAAACCCCCCAATTTATCAATGGGTTTAACCAATATTGCGCCAGTTCTGGAAAACTCGCCCGCAGTGAATTTCGCGTTTCTGTCAATAGTTTTGAGACTCCCAATGAAAACTATGTGCGCATTCTCAGTGACTGGGGTCAACCCCTGCTCGATAAGTTAATCGAAGACAGTGGCATCGAAGACTTTCGCAACGCAATCACCCGATATTTAACAGAAGAAAAACGCCCCCAACTCTTTGAAGCCTTAGCCGATGAATTACAGCCCATTTGTATCTTGCTGCAAAATCACTACAGTCTTCAACGGGATAATCTAGAAAGTCAGCCCCGCGAAATTGATGCGATGAAGGCTCAAGAGTTGGATGTTTTAAATCAGGAACTCCAACGCATTGGTAGCGAATTTGAGGACTACCTCACCACAGAAATCAACAGCATCATCGCCCAAGAAGATCCAGAGTTTGAGCGCGACTTCACCCGCTTAAAAACGCGCATGGTGGCGCGGCTCGATGAATTATTGCATGTGTTTTCCGTGCGTGATGCCTATAAAACAGCAACGGGAACCCATCCTCGCAATGCCACAGCCCCATTTCTCGCCGTTCTGGTGGAGGCTCTATACTACCTCGCCAATGAGCTAGAAGATGTGTTAATTGAACATGCCCAAACTGTGGTGGAAAACTTCTGTGAGCGGTTGTTTGAGTCGGTGAAAAAAACGGACTGTTACCGCAACTTGTATCGGTTATTGGGTCAAGATAGCGGCTTAGAAGGACGGTTTAAGGCGTTGACGAAAACCCTGTTAGAGTTGGTGGAAAATGAGGCGCGGCGGGAGTGCGATCGCTACGTCCGCGAAAGTCCCCGTTTTTACGATGAAGGTACATTTTCGATCTACCAATTCCGCCAAACCCTCCAGCAAACCTCCCAAACCTACGGTGCAGAAAGTATCGTCGATGCAGAACCCGCGATCCGTCAACTTCTGAAGCTGGATTTTGAACCCAAAGTCGCCGCCACGATTCGCAGCAATTTCCGCCAAGCGATCAACCAAACCATCAAAACTCAAGTTCTCCCCCTCACGGCTCAATTCAAACTCGACATCCTCCAACAATATGACCAAGCCCGCGCCTATCTCGAACAAACCCTAGAACAAGAGGCAGAATTAAAAATCGCCAAAAACAAAGAGCAACTTTCGATAACCTTGGCGAAAATCAATACCTATAACGAAGCCATCAAAGGCATTAATGCTTGTCTTCAATCGTTCAATCTCTTTAGCAAGCAATTGCCCCTGATTTCGTTAACCTTCGATGCCATTGAACCCCCAGCAAAACCTGATGAAACTGCTCCTATTGATGCGGAGTTTGAATCAATTCCCGACTCTGTTTAA
- the recJ gene encoding single-stranded-DNA-specific exonuclease RecJ, translated as MALQARWQQVALMDLPADFLVAVGRYCGQSAGEKVAQLLWRRGIRDRASLDRFIDPRTYQPCDPFAFGVEMKRAVARLDRARQDGERVTIWGDFDADGITSTSVLWDGLGQFFPPEQLDYYIPNRDRESHGLNIANLDRLATEGTTLIVTCDTGSTNLTEIAHAHTLGLEIIVTDHHTLPPERPDVVAIINPRYFAADHPLYHLSGVAVAYKLVEALYQRFPDLPQTPLTDLLDLVAIGLIADLVALQGDCRYLAQVGIEQLRKQDHPQTATRPGVAELLKLCKRSGDRPTDISFGIGPRINAVSRIQGDARFCVELLTSRDRPRCQALAEQTELANTRRKELQKTMVAAVEKRLEQVDLSTTHVIVLDDPQWSAGVLGLVAGQVAQDYGRPTILLTLGDDGMARGSARSTHGIDLYQLVYSQRELLHRFGGHPFAAGLSLAADNLPLFREGINQALRRQLPDPTQLRPTIAVDLSVTVAELGETLFKELKLLEPCGMGNPAPLLLIEDCWFQTVRNANIKDRSGKQVKYIKTQFMICDRTSSQGFPGVWWGHYSDELQGDRRYDAIAELDYNTYQNRYEIRLIDLRPSQAHSPNTAQTPAILDWRTDPDPNADRIDCVRVDHCPLVWDDIQQRFHRAVHQAQPLALAYHAPAAPSPEDHLKRLIGMAQHLHTTGHTVTLADFQAALQVSDRQLTLSLAALTAMGFSQEHTPQGIRITAYQSPTDAAAADVVVTQLCDAIAETHFRHTYFERVPLTTVQQKLAESET; from the coding sequence ATGGCGTTACAAGCACGGTGGCAGCAGGTTGCTTTAATGGACTTACCCGCTGATTTTCTGGTGGCGGTGGGGCGGTATTGTGGGCAATCTGCCGGGGAGAAGGTGGCGCAATTGTTATGGCGGCGGGGGATTCGCGATCGCGCCTCCCTCGATCGCTTCATTGACCCTCGCACTTATCAACCCTGTGACCCCTTCGCCTTTGGGGTGGAAATGAAGCGGGCCGTGGCTCGGTTAGATCGCGCCCGTCAGGATGGGGAACGGGTGACGATCTGGGGGGATTTTGATGCGGACGGGATCACGTCTACGAGTGTGCTGTGGGATGGGTTGGGGCAGTTTTTCCCCCCGGAGCAGTTGGATTACTATATTCCGAACCGCGATCGCGAATCCCACGGTCTGAATATCGCCAACCTCGATCGCCTCGCCACCGAGGGCACAACATTGATCGTCACCTGCGACACCGGCAGCACCAACCTGACGGAAATCGCCCACGCCCACACCCTCGGCCTTGAGATCATCGTCACCGATCACCACACCCTCCCCCCGGAACGTCCCGACGTGGTGGCAATAATTAACCCCCGCTATTTCGCCGCCGATCATCCCCTCTATCACCTCTCCGGTGTGGCGGTGGCCTACAAACTCGTCGAAGCCCTGTATCAACGTTTTCCGGATCTGCCCCAAACACCCCTCACGGATTTACTGGATCTCGTTGCGATCGGGTTAATTGCCGATCTTGTGGCGCTCCAGGGGGATTGTCGATATTTGGCGCAGGTGGGGATTGAGCAGCTTCGGAAACAAGATCATCCCCAAACGGCAACCCGTCCCGGTGTGGCGGAACTCCTGAAACTGTGCAAACGGAGCGGCGATCGCCCCACGGATATTTCCTTTGGGATTGGGCCGCGGATTAATGCAGTGAGCCGGATTCAGGGGGATGCGCGGTTTTGTGTGGAGTTGCTAACGAGTCGCGATCGCCCCCGATGTCAAGCCTTAGCTGAACAAACCGAACTCGCCAACACCCGCCGTAAGGAATTGCAAAAAACCATGGTGGCTGCGGTGGAAAAACGCCTCGAACAGGTGGATCTGTCCACCACCCATGTGATTGTTTTGGATGATCCCCAATGGTCGGCGGGGGTGCTGGGGTTGGTGGCGGGTCAGGTAGCCCAGGACTATGGCCGACCGACGATTTTACTCACCCTGGGGGATGACGGGATGGCGCGGGGTTCGGCGCGATCGACCCATGGCATTGATCTCTATCAGTTGGTCTACAGTCAGCGGGAGTTGTTGCATCGGTTTGGGGGGCATCCCTTCGCGGCGGGGCTGAGTTTGGCAGCGGACAATTTACCCCTCTTCCGGGAAGGGATTAACCAAGCCTTGCGCCGTCAATTGCCCGACCCGACGCAACTGCGCCCGACGATCGCCGTGGATTTAAGCGTCACTGTGGCGGAATTGGGGGAAACACTGTTTAAGGAATTAAAACTCCTCGAACCCTGTGGCATGGGGAATCCTGCGCCGCTGCTGTTGATCGAAGATTGCTGGTTTCAAACAGTGCGCAACGCGAATATTAAAGACCGCAGCGGCAAACAGGTGAAATATATTAAAACTCAATTTATGATCTGCGATCGCACCTCATCCCAAGGGTTTCCGGGGGTCTGGTGGGGACATTATTCGGATGAATTGCAGGGCGATCGCCGCTATGATGCGATCGCTGAACTCGACTACAACACCTACCAAAATCGCTACGAAATCCGCCTCATCGACCTCCGCCCCAGCCAAGCCCACAGCCCCAACACCGCGCAAACCCCCGCCATTCTCGACTGGCGCACCGACCCCGACCCCAACGCCGATCGCATCGACTGCGTCCGGGTGGATCACTGTCCCCTAGTTTGGGATGACATCCAACAACGCTTTCACCGCGCCGTCCATCAAGCCCAACCCCTCGCCCTCGCCTACCATGCCCCCGCCGCTCCCTCCCCGGAAGACCACCTCAAACGGTTGATCGGCATGGCCCAGCACCTCCACACCACCGGCCACACCGTCACCCTTGCCGATTTTCAAGCCGCGTTGCAGGTGAGCGATCGCCAATTAACCCTCAGTCTCGCCGCCCTCACCGCCATGGGATTTAGCCAGGAACATACCCCCCAAGGCATCCGGATCACCGCTTACCAATCCCCCACCGATGCCGCCGCCGCCGATGTTGTGGTGACGCAATTATGTGATGCGATCGCCGAAACTCACTTTCGCCACACCTATTTCGAGCGTGTCCCCCTCACCACCGTCCAGCAGAAATTAGCCGAATCGGAAACTTAA
- a CDS encoding sirohydrochlorin chelatase, with product MSTAYLFIAHGSRDPRSQTALESLAQQVQTAWARDHNAPAWIATAVLELAPQPLHQQILTAIAQARSQGAQHLILLPLFLLPGVHVREDIPHEVALAQAMGDRPLPIAIAPYVGSHLGMTALLRRQFALYPHRGRILLAHGSRRIGGNQPVEAMAQRLTAIPAYWSVQPSLPQQLQRFVTDEQTHWIIQPYFLFPGGITDAIAQQLADLRPQWPNATLDLGIALSDTPEFIPLILDWMHQPDLTLS from the coding sequence TTGTCTACTGCATATCTATTCATTGCTCACGGCAGCCGCGATCCTCGGTCTCAAACGGCCCTGGAGTCCCTCGCGCAGCAGGTGCAAACCGCATGGGCCCGCGACCATAATGCACCGGCCTGGATTGCCACCGCTGTGCTCGAACTCGCCCCCCAACCGCTCCATCAGCAAATCCTGACGGCGATCGCCCAAGCGCGATCGCAGGGTGCTCAACACCTCATCCTGCTGCCCCTCTTTCTCCTGCCCGGTGTCCATGTGCGCGAAGACATCCCCCACGAAGTCGCCCTCGCCCAAGCCATGGGCGATCGCCCCCTCCCGATTGCCATTGCCCCCTACGTGGGCAGTCATCTCGGCATGACGGCCCTCTTGCGGCGACAGTTTGCCCTCTATCCCCACCGGGGGCGAATTCTGTTGGCCCACGGCAGTCGGCGCATCGGCGGCAATCAACCCGTAGAGGCCATGGCCCAGCGTCTCACCGCCATCCCTGCCTATTGGTCGGTGCAGCCCAGTCTCCCCCAACAACTCCAGCGCTTCGTTACCGATGAACAGACCCATTGGATCATTCAGCCCTATTTTTTATTTCCAGGGGGGATTACCGATGCGATCGCCCAGCAGTTAGCCGACCTGCGCCCCCAATGGCCCAACGCCACCCTTGATCTAGGAATCGCCTTAAGTGATACCCCCGAATTCATCCCCCTGATCCTGGACTGGATGCACCAACCGGATCTCACCCTGTCTTAA
- a CDS encoding GUN4 domain-containing protein encodes MLQCPVCQTEYAEGLVQFCTHCGWDLNELSPLLMGQLPAEYREAEHARLLWAQRMWAKLEASRGLGEKLDQLQQQLNHVTDLIQHQTETLATQAVSEPPPPPAPRPPTIDYSELKHLLKQRQWQQADWMTAKLMITIAHRQKQGFLTETDLDHFPARELRAINRLWLSASQGQFGFSLQKNMTFELNSNRLAITQVWPTLSQKLGWYDAEGDRWLTYQELDFSLNAPTGHLPVLGDGLIWFVSGWEGGSRAFATLMSRLDKCGI; translated from the coding sequence ATGCTTCAATGTCCTGTTTGCCAAACTGAATACGCCGAAGGGTTAGTGCAGTTTTGTACCCACTGTGGCTGGGATTTAAATGAACTCTCGCCGCTCCTGATGGGCCAACTCCCCGCCGAGTACCGCGAAGCTGAACACGCCCGACTGCTCTGGGCCCAGCGGATGTGGGCCAAGCTCGAAGCCAGCCGAGGCCTTGGGGAAAAACTCGACCAGCTTCAGCAACAGTTAAACCATGTGACGGATCTGATTCAGCATCAAACCGAAACCCTCGCCACCCAGGCCGTGAGTGAACCGCCCCCACCCCCTGCCCCCCGCCCGCCCACCATTGACTACAGCGAACTAAAGCACCTCCTCAAACAGCGGCAATGGCAACAGGCGGACTGGATGACGGCGAAGCTGATGATTACGATCGCCCATCGTCAAAAACAAGGCTTTCTCACCGAAACCGATCTTGATCATTTTCCAGCGCGGGAACTGCGGGCAATTAATCGGCTGTGGCTCTCGGCGAGTCAGGGGCAATTTGGCTTTAGTTTGCAGAAAAATATGACCTTTGAACTGAACAGCAACCGACTGGCGATCACCCAAGTCTGGCCCACCCTCAGCCAAAAACTCGGCTGGTACGATGCCGAGGGCGATCGCTGGCTCACCTATCAAGAACTGGATTTCAGCCTCAATGCCCCCACCGGTCACCTGCCCGTCCTCGGTGATGGGTTGATTTGGTTTGTCAGTGGTTGGGAAGGGGGAAGCCGCGCCTTTGCGACCTTGATGTCCCGGCTCGATAAATGCGGGATCTAG
- the psbV gene encoding photosystem II cytochrome c-550, which yields MRPVRLILVAIATLVFGWQFAVNPASAINVDQKYREIVINPAGETAVISNEDLEHGKRLFNDTCSQCHMAGRTKTNPNVTLRLEDLEGAEPPRDNVAAIVDFTNSPMTYDGEIDLSDLHPSTKRADLWPEMRGYTQDDLRDIAGYILVQPKLQGYMWGGGKTVN from the coding sequence ATGCGCCCTGTGAGATTAATCCTTGTGGCGATCGCAACCCTAGTTTTTGGATGGCAATTTGCGGTAAACCCAGCATCAGCGATCAACGTTGATCAGAAATACCGAGAAATTGTGATTAATCCTGCCGGGGAAACCGCTGTTATTAGTAACGAAGATCTCGAACACGGTAAGCGATTATTTAATGACACCTGTTCGCAATGCCACATGGCCGGACGAACCAAAACCAACCCCAACGTCACCCTGCGCCTTGAAGATCTCGAAGGGGCAGAACCCCCGCGTGATAACGTGGCTGCGATCGTTGATTTCACCAATAGCCCGATGACCTACGATGGTGAAATTGACCTCAGTGACCTCCACCCCAGCACGAAGCGTGCCGATCTCTGGCCCGAAATGCGCGGCTATACCCAAGACGACCTCCGCGATATTGCCGGTTACATCTTGGTTCAACCCAAACTCCAAGGCTACATGTGGGGCGGCGGAAAAACCGTCAACTAG
- a CDS encoding MFS transporter produces MIVLLRLAPSIRRNLLCLFCTALCFWSSLTILLPTLPLYIESVGATQQQVGLVMGSFAIGLLLTRGVLGRWSDERSRKLVVQIGTLAVGLAPFGYLFLTSLPILALLRAIHGLSIAGMTTGYSTLVLDFAPRDQRGEVLGYMTLVVPIGMALGPAVGGFLGDAYGFPVVFVVSGLLGLIGFALASLITDAPIASHDPDPQAPQSRSLLAWLGLGRLFTLAQSPRLQIPALVLLLVGTVFGTLTTFLPAYIRDTGVALNAGLFYTAVAIASFSVRIFTGRASDRLGRGIFITGSLVAYILSMALLTHANSALDFLLGALAEGAGAGILIPMMTALVADRSMPRERGQVYSVCIGGFDLGIALGGPMSGAFAASLGYRGMFAIATGLSLCALILFLTRSSKDLAHSFRFAIGQGRDIYAQDPHS; encoded by the coding sequence GTGATTGTTCTCCTGCGCCTCGCTCCGTCGATTCGTCGTAATCTGCTCTGCCTGTTTTGCACGGCCCTCTGTTTTTGGTCAAGCCTCACGATTCTGCTCCCCACCTTGCCGCTCTACATTGAATCCGTGGGCGCAACCCAGCAACAGGTGGGTTTGGTGATGGGGAGTTTTGCGATCGGATTGCTGTTGACGCGGGGGGTGTTGGGGCGATGGTCTGATGAGCGCAGCCGGAAGTTGGTGGTGCAAATCGGAACGCTGGCGGTGGGCCTCGCCCCCTTTGGCTATCTTTTTCTCACGTCCCTGCCGATCTTGGCCCTGCTACGCGCCATCCATGGCCTCAGCATTGCCGGGATGACCACGGGTTACAGTACCTTGGTCTTGGATTTTGCGCCCCGCGACCAACGCGGGGAGGTGTTGGGCTACATGACCCTGGTGGTTCCGATTGGGATGGCCTTGGGGCCGGCGGTGGGGGGGTTTTTAGGAGATGCTTACGGTTTTCCGGTGGTGTTTGTGGTGTCGGGTCTGTTGGGGTTGATTGGCTTTGCCCTGGCGAGTTTGATTACCGATGCCCCGATCGCATCCCATGATCCCGACCCCCAAGCACCCCAATCGCGATCGCTCCTCGCTTGGCTCGGCTTGGGTCGCCTCTTCACCCTTGCCCAAAGCCCCCGGCTCCAGATTCCCGCCCTGGTTTTGCTGTTGGTGGGGACGGTGTTCGGCACCTTAACCACGTTTTTACCGGCCTATATTCGAGATACTGGGGTGGCCCTCAATGCAGGGCTGTTCTATACGGCGGTGGCGATCGCCAGTTTTTCCGTCCGCATCTTCACCGGTCGCGCCTCCGATCGCCTCGGTCGCGGCATCTTCATCACCGGCAGCCTCGTCGCGTACATTCTCTCCATGGCCCTGCTCACCCACGCCAACAGTGCCCTAGACTTTCTCCTCGGAGCCTTAGCCGAAGGGGCGGGCGCGGGCATTTTGATCCCGATGATGACCGCCCTGGTGGCCGATCGCTCTATGCCCAGGGAGCGGGGGCAAGTGTATTCCGTCTGCATTGGCGGGTTTGATCTGGGGATTGCCTTGGGGGGGCCGATGTCGGGGGCATTTGCGGCGAGTTTGGGGTATCGGGGCATGTTTGCGATCGCCACCGGACTTTCCCTCTGCGCCCTAATCCTGTTTCTGACCCGTTCGAGCAAAGACCTCGCCCACTCCTTTCGATTTGCGATCGGCCAAGGCCGCGACATCTACGCCCAAGATCCCCATTCTTAA
- the cobA gene encoding uroporphyrinogen-III C-methyltransferase, producing the protein MNQTTPVGNVYLVGAGPGDPGLMTLKGKGLLECADVVVYDALVSPAILAMINPQAEQINAGKRRGRHSKAQDETTQLLIEKAQDHAIVVRLKGGDPFVFGRGGEEMADLRAAGIAVEVIPGITAGIAAPAYAGIPVTHRGVSCSVTFVTGHEAAGKYCPQVNWRAIAQSSETIVVYMGIHNLPTITHELQAGGLSPDTPIALIRWGTRPEQAELIATLATIQAAVEQSGFEAPAVAVIGSVVNLQAQLL; encoded by the coding sequence ATGAATCAAACCACCCCTGTGGGCAACGTGTATTTAGTAGGTGCTGGGCCGGGTGATCCGGGCCTGATGACCTTAAAAGGCAAAGGACTCCTCGAATGTGCCGATGTTGTGGTCTACGATGCCCTCGTGAGTCCGGCCATTCTCGCGATGATTAACCCCCAAGCCGAACAAATCAACGCGGGCAAACGGCGGGGCCGCCATTCCAAAGCCCAGGATGAAACCACCCAATTGCTGATCGAAAAAGCCCAAGACCATGCAATCGTCGTGCGTCTTAAGGGGGGCGATCCCTTTGTCTTTGGTCGGGGGGGGGAAGAAATGGCGGATTTGCGGGCGGCGGGGATTGCGGTGGAGGTGATTCCGGGGATTACGGCGGGGATTGCTGCGCCGGCCTATGCGGGGATTCCGGTGACCCATCGTGGGGTGAGTTGTTCGGTGACCTTTGTGACGGGCCATGAAGCGGCGGGGAAATATTGCCCCCAGGTGAATTGGCGAGCGATCGCCCAAAGCTCCGAAACCATCGTTGTCTACATGGGCATTCATAACCTGCCCACCATTACCCACGAACTCCAGGCCGGCGGCCTCAGCCCCGACACCCCCATCGCCTTGATTCGCTGGGGAACGCGCCCCGAACAAGCCGAACTGATCGCCACCCTCGCTACGATTCAGGCGGCTGTGGAACAAAGCGGCTTTGAGGCCCCGGCGGTGGCTGTGATCGGATCAGTGGTGAATCTTCAAGCGCAACTCTTGTAA